A stretch of Miscanthus floridulus cultivar M001 chromosome 13, ASM1932011v1, whole genome shotgun sequence DNA encodes these proteins:
- the LOC136499844 gene encoding uncharacterized protein yields MTDGLEMEYSSGTAVAVQPRQKVVVRTVREGTDNEEDNISALEAILADIPTEYREPLGAKSSAKEAWKAIATMRVGSDHAKKDLKFKDGRLRAVDERMEQATATKDSGKLLLTEEEWVAQRNSEVASSSHGGDGKRRGKASSEKKKKVDPNTCRRCRKTGHWARECPNRKQEKTAEAHLAQANDEDEATILMATFCALHDVEAEEKREVMAVKGPEKALKDVNLDEQRAQVLLGRVGDEQEQRWYLDSGAINHITGSKVAFFELDDDVNGTVNFDDGSRVGI; encoded by the exons atgacggacggtttggagatggaatacagcagtggcactgctgtggctgtccAGCCACGACAGAAGGTCGTtgtgcgcacggtgcgggag ggcaccgacaacgaagaagacaacatatcagcgttggaggctatcctcgctgatATACcgacggagtacagggagccgttgggggcgaagagctctgctaaggaggcgtggaagGCAATTGCgacgatgcgcgtcggttccgaccacgcaaagaaggacctcaagtttaaggatg gtcgTCTACGGGctgtggacgagcgcatggagcaggccacagcaacgaaggacagcggcaagctgctgctaaCAGAGGAGGAATGGGTCGCCCAGAGGAACTCcgaggtagcctcctccagccacggtggcgatggcaagcgtcgcggtaaggcttcttcggagaagaagaagaaggtcgaccccaacaccTGCCGACGCTGCAGGAAGACAGGCCATTGGGCAagagagtgcccaaatcgcaagcaggagaagacgGCTGAAGCTCATCTAGCGCAAGCTAACGATGAGGacgaggccactatcctgatggcaacgttctgtgcactgcacgacgttgaggccgaggagaagaGAGAGGTGATGGCAGTGAAAGGGCCTGAGAAGGCCCTGAAGgatgtcaacctcgacgaacagCGCGCCCAAGTcctcctcggacgtgtgggcgatgAGCAGGAGCAgaggtggtatctggactctggcgCCATCAACCACATAACAGGATCCAAGGTAGCCTTcttcgagctcgacgacgatgtaaACGGTACGGTGAACTTcgatgatggctcaagggtgggaatctaa